The proteins below are encoded in one region of Caldisericia bacterium:
- the moaA gene encoding GTP 3',8-cyclase MoaA yields MKDRFGREIDYLRISVTDRCNFKCFYCVPREKFTYIPHHEILRYEEILKLVKIFTTLGIKKVRITGGEPLIRREIEKLFFELMKIKQIERLSITTNGYFLTKFIPIFSKTGVSVNVSLDTLDREKFKKITGVDGLTNVLKGLESARKNNVNVKLNTVLMRSNLDEVEKLVEFASSLSFPIRFIELMPFSNKDLWKKEYVPQDELVKVLSKRWSIERYNIKLGEGPSVYYRIKENGVVIGFISPISHNFCDRCNRVRLTSDGFLYPCLSRNLKFNLKKPLREGKSEDYIREKIREVIYNKPFSYLMDEREPETSIRRIGG; encoded by the coding sequence ATGAAGGATAGATTTGGAAGAGAGATTGATTATTTAAGAATATCTGTTACAGATAGATGTAATTTTAAGTGTTTTTATTGCGTTCCAAGAGAAAAATTCACTTACATTCCCCACCATGAGATACTAAGGTATGAAGAGATACTGAAACTTGTAAAGATCTTTACAACTCTTGGAATTAAAAAGGTAAGGATAACTGGGGGAGAGCCTCTTATAAGGAGAGAGATAGAAAAACTGTTCTTTGAATTGATGAAGATAAAACAGATAGAAAGACTATCTATAACCACAAATGGCTATTTTTTAACTAAATTCATTCCAATCTTTTCAAAGACAGGGGTATCTGTAAATGTAAGTCTTGATACACTGGATAGGGAGAAGTTTAAAAAGATTACTGGAGTGGATGGGCTAACAAATGTACTTAAAGGCCTTGAATCTGCAAGGAAAAACAATGTAAATGTGAAGTTAAATACTGTTCTTATGAGAAGTAATCTTGATGAAGTGGAGAAACTTGTAGAGTTTGCCTCCTCTCTTTCCTTTCCCATAAGGTTTATAGAACTCATGCCCTTCTCCAATAAAGATTTATGGAAAAAGGAATATGTACCTCAAGATGAACTTGTTAAGGTTCTATCAAAGAGGTGGAGTATAGAAAGATACAATATAAAATTGGGTGAAGGCCCAAGTGTCTACTACAGAATAAAGGAGAATGGAGTTGTTATTGGATTTATATCTCCAATATCCCACAACTTCTGTGATAGGTGTAATAGAGTGAGACTCACATCTGATGGTTTTCTATATCCATGTCTATCAAGAAATTTAAAGTTCAACCTTAAAAAACCACTGAGGGAAGGAAAAAGTGAAGATTATATAAGGGAAAAGATAAGAGAAGTAATATATAACAAACCCTTCTCATATCTCATGGATGAGAGAGAGCCAGAAACATCTATAAGGAGGATTGGGGGATGA
- a CDS encoding 4Fe-4S binding protein yields MPGPIIDHEKCTGDEECVNVCPADPNVFEMRGEGDERKAYVVHPEACIECGLCVDACPTGAITLE; encoded by the coding sequence ATGCCTGGACCAATTATTGACCATGAAAAATGCACAGGTGATGAGGAGTGCGTAAATGTCTGTCCTGCAGATCCCAATGTATTTGAGATGAGAGGTGAAGGAGACGAAAGAAAAGCTTATGTGGTTCATCCAGAGGCATGCATTGAGTGCGGACTCTGTGTAGATGCATGTCCAACTGGTGCAATAACATTGGAGTAA
- a CDS encoding cyclodeaminase/cyclohydrolase family protein, producing the protein MKEKTIGEYIEELSSSSPTPGGGSVSCFLLSLSSSLSEMVCALTPSLERYIPELKKLSDKFLKLAQMDEEAFNKVMKAYSLPKKTEEEKKKRREAIQNALKEATDVPLEAMKKAKEIIPFVEILLKDGNKNAISDVGVSAVTLKAGVMSAYLNVLINLKYIKDERYREKVSKEADEILNYVRKWGSDVFDSMKKMISS; encoded by the coding sequence ATGAAAGAAAAGACAATAGGGGAATATATTGAGGAGTTATCCTCCTCATCACCCACTCCAGGGGGAGGCAGTGTTTCCTGTTTCCTTCTCTCTCTTTCATCTTCTCTGTCAGAGATGGTTTGTGCATTAACTCCAAGTCTTGAGAGGTACATACCAGAACTAAAGAAACTTTCAGATAAGTTTTTAAAGCTCGCTCAGATGGATGAGGAAGCATTCAACAAGGTGATGAAAGCCTATTCCCTTCCAAAGAAGACAGAGGAGGAGAAGAAAAAGAGGAGGGAAGCTATTCAGAATGCACTGAAAGAGGCAACTGATGTTCCCCTTGAAGCAATGAAGAAGGCAAAGGAGATTATTCCATTTGTTGAGATTCTACTAAAGGATGGTAATAAAAATGCCATATCCGATGTTGGTGTTTCTGCTGTGACTTTAAAAGCTGGAGTTATGTCTGCATATCTTAATGTTCTTATAAATCTGAAGTATATAAAGGATGAAAGGTATAGAGAAAAAGTATCTAAGGAGGCAGACGAGATACTAAATTATGTAAGGAAGTGGGGAAGTGATGTATTTGACTCCATGAAGAAGATGATTTCCTCTTAA
- the moaC gene encoding cyclic pyranopterin monophosphate synthase MoaC gives MKNVDVGKKKDTERKASAIGRLFTKPEVIKLIREGKIEKGDVVTVSETVGMLGVKMVPQILPFCHPLLITNIEFETTLFDEGVIEVKGTVRNVGKTGVEIEAITGVTFVLLNMYDMIKRVDRWVSIGDIKLMEKSGGKSGHVKRDYEYEGIVLQVAKSEKRGLKEK, from the coding sequence ATGAAAAATGTTGATGTTGGAAAAAAGAAAGATACAGAGAGGAAAGCTTCTGCCATTGGAAGGCTTTTTACAAAACCAGAGGTTATAAAACTCATAAGAGAGGGAAAAATTGAAAAAGGAGATGTTGTTACTGTTTCTGAAACTGTTGGGATGCTTGGAGTAAAGATGGTTCCCCAGATACTTCCATTCTGTCATCCACTCCTTATAACAAACATAGAGTTTGAGACAACTCTCTTTGATGAGGGAGTTATTGAGGTTAAGGGGACTGTAAGAAATGTTGGAAAAACAGGTGTGGAGATAGAGGCAATAACAGGCGTTACCTTTGTCCTCCTCAACATGTATGACATGATAAAGAGGGTTGATAGGTGGGTAAGTATTGGAGATATTAAATTGATGGAGAAGAGTGGTGGGAAAAGTGGGCATGTAAAGAGGGATTACGAGTATGAAGGAATTGTGCTTCAAGTGGCAAAAAGTGAGAAAAGAGGGTTAAAGGAAAAG